Genomic segment of Xenopus laevis strain J_2021 chromosome 4S, Xenopus_laevis_v10.1, whole genome shotgun sequence:
ATTCATCAGTGATGTATAATTTTAGACAGGGAGCAGATTGGTGGTTATAAATTCTGTGATGAACCAGGTGCAAGTCTGATGCAAGGGATGGgctttctaaaaatcatttagacaaATGACAGACAGGTTACACCGGACACAGCCAGactatgtggaaaaaaaatatttatacagctCTACATAAAAGGTCCACTACTTGTGTTACATTACTTCACTGATGTATTCGAATTGGTTGTAGAAAACATCACGTCTCCAGGAGTCCATTTACGTGTGGCAGCAGAGACACCTAGCTGTAGACATTTGAACAGAGCAAGACATTGTTTCCAACACCCATTCACTCTGAAATACAACTGTATGCATTTACACAACTGAACATTGTTGTGACCACTTTGGAATATTTTCAGACTTTAGCGATCAGCTATACAAACAATGACAGACTTTATATATTAGTCTTCACAAAACTTGAGAAACTGCATTAAAATAGGAAATGCCATGGACACAACCCTTACAAAAGCGTCATGCAGAGCAACCTATCAGGAAAGTTAAAGGCATGTTTACAAGAAGGCTCCATCATGCGATTATAATCAACACTCTTACCTCCATGAGGTCTCTGATCCCATGCTGGTTAtattaaacagattatgctgattggaacAGATTCCATGTTATTTAACCACTgcattgagaaagccagttgatGATTAGCGACACATCTTCAAgagagatagaaaaaaaaatatacagcaagACAGTTGATTTGActaattactatagatataccatgacctgaatgaatgagaaccttcaaaGACACAGTAGTACAGCAGCTAAACTCAAAGATCCACTCTTGCAGCTGGAGAAAAAAACACTCCACTGCAAATTGTCACAACTCTGCCTCTGAAACATTGTGACTCTGCCCTACCCATTACGTCATCAGCTGGTAGGGCCTGGAAAAAAAAGGTGACAACCTACCATTACCTTATATTACAAAAGATGATATaggggctattttttttttcaagtagtcACATTTTATGTCCTGGGTTCAGTGGAAAAAGCTTGTTTATGACTTCAGGGTTCAAATGCCAGAACTTGACCACACTTGgccagatgtaaaaaaaaatatgagcaaAATGGGTGTACTATGACAATAAAGATTGGGtcacatgtagggatgcaccgaatccactattttggattcggccaaacccctgaatcctttgtgaaagattaccgaaccaaattctaatttgcatatgcaaattaggggtgggaaatggAAAAccaattttacttccttgttttgtgactaagtcatgtgatttccctccccagccctaatttgcatatgcaaattaggattcggttcagccaggcagaaggattcgggcgaatctgaatcctgctgaaaaaggccgaatcctggccgaatcccaaaccgaatcctggattcgtgcatcctAGTGACATGGGAAGGTTATATtctcaacaaaaacaaaaatgggtCATCAATACCCTGTTTGGATGCAACCCTTCTTATGGTAATTAGGAATATGTGATATTACTGGGATGCCAAGGTATAACAACCATAAATGGCTCAATGATGCAACTAATGGGCAACCCCTCAGCGGAGGAACCTtcctaaatagaaagacaaaaaaataataaaaggtatGCAAGGTAATTGAAGGAAAGGGAATTACCCAGTTGGGCAAAATTGTGGAAGTAAATCCTCTAAAGCAATATCAGTACAGGCAATTAAACCTTTCATATGGAATAAAGAGGTTGACAAAGCAAAGTTGGAAAAAAACACGACATAATTTGCTTTGACCTTCCCCACTCcaagggggggttatttatcaaaatctgaatttatctcattatttttttcaatatactcctaccaaatccgcatgggttatttccccttatttatcaatacattttcccaaaaaaatctagtgtgggaaaatagaaaaaaaattgaatcatacaaatatttcagattttctgccgaaaaattaaatttttttaaatatttttgcccaaataCCACGAaatcggattattgcacgaaacccatcgcagatcagatatcttcgggacttctcccattgacttacagtagaTACAACCTCGTTGTCATCCCCAAGAAAACATACATTTGTTGGAGATGTGATAAGACTCTGGGGTACACAATTGCACGTATTGGATTCTTGTTAAAATCTGGCTCATAACAGGGACAGCACTTCCAAATGCCCCTTGCAATAATGCTACTTTTAATGCTGCCAGACAGATTTTAATTACATGATATGTTATGTAAAATAatcaagtatttataaagttgtgtacTGAATGTGTAAAAGTGCACTGCTTTTAATTTAAGAATATCTGTCTGACTAGTGCTTTAACAATATAATGTTTGATCTTGTACAAGTAATGCTGCATTTATTTTTGTCTAAATGCCAAAATGGTATATTTTGCCTTTTGTCCTCATATTTCAATAATTCAATTAACATCAATGTCAATCTTAATAAAAGCAGAAATTAGGTAGGGTAGGAAATGTTGGCATTCCAACACCTCTTTGATTCAAATTTCAGGCCACCATCTCTATTATAATGTGTATATTATCATTCTATACTTTTACAAGCATCATATTTTTAAAGAACaggaaacattaaaatatttactgATGGCTggagataaaaaaatataaatatgagataTTTACTGACACTGTAGGAAAAAGAACACAACACAAAAAAGCAGTTTTTCCACAAGGTCCTATAAAACTTTTTAGGGAAATGTTAAGGCTGTGGATGCACTCAAAAGTCCTATTTTAAACGTCTCCATTACATTCTTGTTCTTATAAATGTCTTCAACCCATTCTTGCTTTTTTTGTCCTGTCGAaagcacaaaaacattttcttcctCAGGTGGAATTGGGGGGGGTAGATGTAAGAATACAACTCCAACATGAAGGCAAGCAAGCTTGGCTGAGCAAGCATTTGTATAGTCACACTGAGGTGAAAGGGATTTGGAAAACTGTGTAAATGTTTAAGTTCCAAACTTCTTCTGTTTCATTGGAGGTGGCAGGTTAGCTACAATGTCACTGAAAGGCCTCTCTACCAGAACCAGATCTCCATTACTGAGCAAGTCCATAAACATGAGTGGCTGTAGGGAAGAAAGAGCATCAGGTTATAAATATCATAAAACAAGGTAGGGTTGGTATTCGGTGGATTAGTAAGGGGGGCTATGGATAGGGTTAGAaaatgattagaaaaaaaaatcaagtgaaggGTCAAAAAGGAAATTCAACATGGGTACACTTCATACCTGAAACCGCTTTGTAATCTTAAAAGCATGTGCTCGGCTCTTTTGTTCGCTCTCAGAAAGATGTTTTATTGTAATCTGGTTGAGAAGTGGTGTTTTGTCATCTGGAAGTGGCTGGGCAGAAAAAGAACAATATTAATGCTATGTACAGTATTCTTGTAATTGACTGTGTAGTAATCTCCAACTACGTGTTGCCAGTTTGTGTTTTACATATTTCTGAATTCTAATTATCATATACATCCAATAAATATAAGCAGCTGTTCTAACCATATGTACAGGACACCTCCTATTATAAATTGTAATGAAATGCTGCACTACATTGATTTTTTACAGACAGCTACCAGTGATTTGTCCAAGACACAGAACATGTAGTTGTCATGCATCAGTATATCCTCAGGCCTTGATGGATTAAAACAAATGTCAAGAATGGGTGTGTCTCGCTCAAGCCAATCACGATGAAGACCATTCTTGAGGACTCTTCTGCCCCACTCTGTGTACTGGCGTTGTGCTATATTGAACTCCATCAGCTATGTGTTGGGAGAACAAGAGAAGGTaaggaaaacattcaaacattttcttaaaataaaagcaGAGACATAACACGGTCTGCATAAGCAATCACAAGGTTCTCCGTTGTTGGGTGGATACTAAGTGCACTAGGAGGACAGCTGTACCGAGGAACAGAACACTCATACTGCAAAAGCAAGGGATAGGAGTAATATGAAATTAGCCACAATTCTGATCCTCCAGTACTCTGATGAGCACAATGGTTTGAAATCACCAAACATGACAGTATAATTTTATATTCCCAACAATTTTGTAGCTCCCACCTTCATTAACTGTGTGTTGTAGACATCTATCTGAGAGCTGGGGGCAGCCACTGCCAAGTAGCTTCCATTCATACTCGCAGCCATGAGATGTACAGAACTCAAAGAACCTGAggacaaaaatatatatctataaaaaggGACAACAATGCTTTTTTACGTTTCTTCATCAAATGTTTATCACAGTGCACCAATATGCTTAGCTCTATATAGCTCTATCTAGACAGCCTTGAACCCATGCTTCTGCAACACATCTAACAGGATGTCGAGGGTCACTGTAGcgtgggaactgtagtccagcaacatcaaaTTCATGTTGCTTGAATAAAATTTCCAACTGTCCAGGGCCAGTGGAAccattaaaacacaaaataatccacaaataaaaatttcaGCTGATATATGTGAATCTGCCTTCTTGTTCTTTGCTCCTGCAATTAGACATGTAAAACAATAAACATAGTTATATTTTCTATTACAAAGCAATAATATATCCTGACTTTTGATATCTCATTACTGTGTTATGGCGTGGAACCAATATTACAAAGTGATATTCCTATCCGAGATAAACGCAAGTTGACTGGTATTTTGCGCCAGTAAGCAGCATTGTCACTGGGTGAGCATCTGTAATTtagttttgattatatatattttagagatTTAGGAACATAGAGGGACAGGTTTATGGAGAGTGGAGTTATTATTTACTAATTCCATGACATAAAGCCTCTGTAATTCTTACAATATTTGCCCAGAAACCCAGCAGCTCATTAATTAAGTGTCCTACAATGATAAGTTTCAACCCGACTTTCTCTgatacaatacaaaaataaaaatattcttcaGCTGACCATTCTATTTTCATTTGGCTTCACCACAAACCTCTGGAATGCCTGCTGATTACATAGACTAATCCAAAGTCTTTTCATTCAACAGTTGAGAAAAATCTCCGATTGTTTCTCAGAATGTTATGTTCTTTTTCCGCAAGCACGCACTCTCTTTAAAATATTGAGAGACAATTCTAACATATAATCTTTAGATCTATGTAAATTCATTGTATACAGAATTCCTGAGGTACAGAATTGACTTACACATTAAACAGTAATCTTACACTGGAAGGTAACTCATATGATTCCATAAtcaatgtgttttgtaaaaagccAACTACTATGCTCGATAAAGATCCCTGTTGACCTGCAAGTCTGATTGTGTCTGTGTGTAATGTGCCACTTTATTATATGTAAAATAGAAAGACATTCCTGCATGTCAGTTCATGTTCATGGAGTTTTCATACATATAGGGGTGCATTAGTATAAGTTTATCTATacctaaaaaacatattttataataatatctgGGACAGCGTCTTTCGTTGTGGGTTAGTTTATAAAAGTTTGATTATTATACACTAGCTCAGGATAACAGGCCTGGGGTGGAGGAGGGGAAGTaggtttccttttatttttatgcatataCCGTAGTGCTCAGTTTTTCTGGACTTAGTATCTATATTTTCCAGAGCATATTACAAGCCCTTAATTAGCTTACGGTTTGTGGATTCTGAAGGAGGCTGGAGGGTTGGACCAAGTTTGCAAGTGCCATCTGAGATCTCCATAACATGCACACATCCTCCTTCTGATCCAACATAAAGTCTCTTGGAGTTCGGGCTGAACAACAGTTTTAAGGCTGCAGATGGGAGTTGAGGGAGTTTGTGTACCTGTGGGATGAAATAGATGGGCATCAGTGCACCAAAGTAAATTTTCTCAATGAATGTTATATTGTTAAGGAGCATGAGACCATTTAAACACTTGGGTAATATAGTTATTATAAGGCTCTACTTGTTATTTTGCAAGAATTCCTGACAATATTCTTGAAATTCTGTCCAGTAACAATACCTCTGTGAGGTTAAAATATTGCAACTTCTCACCCGGCTTAGACTCACGCTTTCCTTTTCATATTGCAGCCGATACAAGTAAAGCTGTGAGGAGGTGGCGTAGCAAATCCAGGACCCACAGTGAGAAACAGAGCTGCAACGAATACTCTCTGAACCCTGAACAGAGACACAGTCAGCGTGAGTTGTATATTCAAAATAACCCTATTTTCCATAAGCAGAGATATGACATTTTATAACTATAGCTaatgcaagtatgggacctattatacagaatgcttggggacCCAGGtctattataaaaattatttaagcattagatacacccaataggattgttttgcctccagtatggattaattatactttagttaggatcaagtaccaggtaccgTTTAAttaaaatagggaaaaaacaaataattttcaaaaatttgatttatttgattaaaatgaaaatctATTGGACATAGCCTTCCCTTAAGGTGGACAAACACGGGCAGATTatagctgccgatatcagtcctttagaccgattagcttatctgcctgtgtatgggggcttccgacagatCTCCCTAATCGAtctctggccaaaaatcaggcagatatcgatggggggggggtttgatctAGCCAGCTAGCGGTCCTCAACCCATATCCTATATTATAATCTGATTGTCTGGtcctgccgttagtgggcatatcggggaaagatcagctcatttggcaaagtcgccaaacaagcggatcttatcgtatgtggccacctttaattctgaactttttggatttCCGGGTATCCGATTAATGGATCCTTACTTGTAAAATGAATAGACCCATTTTTATATCATAGCCAATTAATTCAAACTAGAGATTACCCCCCTCTTTATATTCCTCACCTTTCTTTTAAGCTTTAAAATAAGTTCTTGTTTCTTCTTCACAGGGAGGACATCCCCATCTgttccttggaaaaaaaaaaaaaaaaaagacatgtagAACATGCACAGAAACAGATATAAGTCCACTAATCGCTAATATTaattatttcctctttttctttcaGATTTTGAATAATTGCCCTAGAATTGCGGAAAGAGCTATTTAGAAAACAGCTATGGTAAGAGTAAATTAGGCAaaatattgcgtagcactgagtTATATTCTTTTGTCAATGTTTTTATAGATAGGCCTTTATTTCTCTTAGGCAGTTTCTATTCCTTTGGAAAACTTTTGCTGTGTTAATGGACTTGGACCAAACGGACTTGAAAGGACATCTATACACTAGTGATGTTGTACACTCGGATTTTACACTCGGAACTTTACACTTTTGACAATTTATGTACTTGCATCTATTGCATTGGATTGGTTTTCTCTAGATGATATGTGGGGGAGGGGGATAAATTATCTCACTTCCTTTAAATCTCTAAGTTGCACTAAcgtattacacttgacaaagagcattGAGCTCGAAACATGTTTTTCCAATAAAAGCACTAGCAGCTAGTTCTACATTTTGTCCTGCTTCTCTATTTCTCCATTTATTGATATATAGAGCATAAAGTGATTTCCAGGTCAGATTTTCTTAATCCTACCTATCTGTACCTAAGCTTGGCctgctgtacctgaaatgtctGTGTTTCCCAGCTGCCAGAGTTCCAGGTGTTCTGGGAATTGGAAAAGCAATTGTCCAGCTTTTTGTGCAGAGGATACCAAATGATACTGCAAAATATGAATATACTCCCTTActataatcataaataaaaacatatgcaaaATGGTAAATAAATGAATGTGGGCAGCAAAGCTCAAAACTGACAGAGTGTATATAAAAGGTCATATTAATGCAAACTTTTCCTGTAACAATTGTTGCTTTAGcatatat
This window contains:
- the utp4.S gene encoding U3 small nucleolar RNA-associated protein 4 homolog isoform X4, giving the protein MGEFKVHCVRFFDYVPSGVRCMAFAEDTNKLALARNDGSVEVFSFSSFYYQEKVIPGDESRSIESICWAAGNRLFTAGLNGEIIEYDLEKLCVKYTLDAYGGPIWNIAANACSTHLAVSCEDGSVKLFSITTDHIKFERNLDRQKGRLLCVAWHPLGTHIVTGSVNKIQVFKASSGHLEHVLKLDSRPLAGQRRECVVWSVAVLSNGDIISVDSSGKLQFWDLEKGTLIHTHSVANCDILSLAVSKAEDSLVVGTAEGVVFQFQHIASKAGECERQWVRTKPFRYHTHDVRAVAHSSTAIISGGVEGHLVIRSLMEKIEVKSYEAALRKITFPHYHLVSSAQKAGQLLFQFPEHLELWQLGNTDISGTDGDVLPVKKKQELILKLKRKGSESIRCSSVSHCGSWICYATSSQLYLYRLQYEKESVSLSRVHKLPQLPSAALKLLFSPNSKRLYVGSEGGCVHVMEISDGTCKLGPTLQPPSESTNRSLSSVHLMAASMNGSYLAVAAPSSQIDVYNTQLMKYECSVPRYSCPPSALSIHPTTENLVIAYADRLMEFNIAQRQYTEWGRRVLKNGLHRDWLERDTPILDICFNPSRPEDILMHDNYMFCVLDKSLPLPDDKTPLLNQITIKHLSESEQKSRAHAFKITKRFQPLMFMDLLSNGDLVLVERPFSDIVANLPPPMKQKKFGT